In Athene noctua chromosome 11, bAthNoc1.hap1.1, whole genome shotgun sequence, the sequence CAGCAGCAGACTAAGTAGCATGCAGGAATAAAGTGGGGAGACAAGTAGAATAAAACATGTAGAATAAGTGATTTAGTTGTATTCGTGATTGTTTTGGAAGATGGAACAGATATTGCTGGAGCGGCTGCAGTTTGCTAAGCTCTGTGTGTTAGCCGTGTAGCCACTCAGACCAGAGATACTGCACTGCCCTACTTCTCTAAATCGCTGTCCTTTCTCAGGTGTCTCTGTTCCCTCAACCTTCGCAATCTACTTGTCCATGCAAGGACCTGGAGACTGAATTAAGATGTGCTATTGTAAGCAGGGTAGAAAGAGCAGAGATTCTCCCATCGCCTAGGATAACCTTCGCTGGCAGGCAGATCTCCTGCAGAGAAAAGTTTGGTTGCCTCTTAATTCATCCATGGCATTGCTGTCTTGTAAACCCTAAGGCCGTCTGTTCTTCACCTGTGTGGGTAACAGCACGCACGGTTTGTAAATCCAGGCAGGTGTCCAACGTGCCATCCTGAAGGTCCACCACACAATTGTGCACTGAACTGCATTGCAGcgctcccccagctctgctcctgcacacGCTGATGGCACAGATTGCAGTTTCCTTGTGCTGTGCTTTCTactttccctcttctctcctcctTGCTTTTAATCTTTGCTTAACTTGTCGTGCAGGCAATCGCATGGCATTTAGTGCACGGTGATGCGTGTTTGGGGCCTGTGCTGGAAATACAGCTCATTATCTGGAGTGGATAATATTAAGCACTTCTCTCTGTTGGCCATTTGATCACAAGGTTATCCTGTTTGATGGTTTTATACGCTGGAATTGATTGCATGGGAAATATTCAGCCAGCATGACTGAAACCTGTGTGTCCCCACAGGCTGCCGGGTGCAGATGTGTTGCTGCACCCGAGGGGCCAGGGGAGCGCCTCAGAGGGTGACCAGTGGCCCCGGTGCCCACGCAAGGCTGGTGGTCCTGCTCGGCTCTGTGATCAGGACCAGGCAGACATGCACCATGGGCGTGCAGCACCAGCGAGGCTGAGCTCGCTTTCCCTTCACCGCTCTGAGTGTGCTGCAGACACTGGGCACGGGGCGTCCTGATGAACATGGTCCTCTGTGATGTGGGGcatgctggcaggagctgctgagccTGCGTGGAGCCAGGCTCTGTCTGTGCCACTGCCAACCCCCCTTGGAGCGAGGTGCTgctcacagctcctctctgctgctcctctgggaCCATGCTGCCAGGGGATGCTTCTGCCCTCAGCACCTCCGGGTGCTGCAATGACCCTGGGGCCCAGGCTATTTTCAGACCCCCAGGCCAGCTTTTCTTGTCAAATATGGGATTAAATGAATCAAGCTACATAGTTTTTTGGTGTGATCCGGCAGCAGACAGCGGGCTGGCTGTCAGCCACCTGTGAGGATGCGGTTTAGTGCTTGATGCTGACCTGCTCAGCAGCATGCTGGGCTCTCGCTGCCAGTCCCCTGCCTTTTCCTAAAGTGCCCGTTGGGAAGTAGCCTGAGAACCAGCGCATTTGTTTGCCACAGGCCATCGAGTAGCAGCCGAGTAATGAACTCCAGCAGCAGCCGGCTGGATGTGGGCCAGCGAGACGGGGAGAAAAGTGGCATCACCTCTAATGGCCCCCCAAATCACGCAGCATTTTTTGCTTCGCATCTTGATAGACCACATGGGAAAGGGAGCGGTTGCTGATGCTGGCTGCCTTTTGCCTTAATATTGCCCCGTGCAGGCTGCTGAGAGCCGCTCCTTGctgtgccctgccctgccttcaTTTGCACGGGATGTGCCTGCCTGGCTCCTTAAGTACCTCCAGAAAACACCATCGTATTATTTTTGCCCCCTCCTCACGTTTTGCTGTCAGGCAGGCTGTGTAAATGGGGAGTGGCTCCAGCGGGCTTCCTCTGGACTGACACCAGTGTGGGAGTGGAGAATTAGTCCTGCACCTGCCACTTTTTTAATATAGGCTTTAAATCTGATTATAACTGCCTGTCTGGCTCTGCATTATGTGCTTCATGATTATTCAGCATTATGTAATCTTTGATAAAAGATGCTGCATCAGTAAAAGTGAATTAAACTATTGAGTGATAGGAGTTTATCGAATTCCTCAGAGTGATGCTGTCCTCTCTTTGGCACTTTAACCTCTCCTGTGGAAGGAGTGTGCCAGACGCTGCCCTTACTAACAGCCAGGAAACCCTGCTGACTTGGGTGGAATTGCGGGAGTACAAATAAAGTTAGATTTCAGCTTAGAAAGACAGTTTTTTATAGTCTAAAGACTCAATATTTTACAGCAGTGGTCCCTTATCTGCATTATGTGCAAACTGCTAACAGAATTACACGGACAGATGTCTGCAAGGCCCGTGGATGCTCGATAAAGTTTGACTCTTAGAGGGCTGACGGACAGAGCTGGCCAGGCAGTCCTCGCTCCAAAGCCTTCTGAGAGTGGCCATGCACTGAATTCCCacatgatgggaaaaaaaaaaaaaagtgcgttTAATTCTAACCTgaatattttatcttattttctgaaCACCCCTCCAAatacaaaatactgtattttcctcctttttaggtcttctctttctccacacacaGCAGATGTCTAAGGGCTGAATGGTCTAGGGATTTTGCTCTGAGTTTTCctatttcttcatttcctttttctatactacagggttgtggtttttttctgctttgctgtgatATTAGAAACattgctaggggaaaaaaaaaaaaagcacaaacctAAACTGTAACTTCCAACACCTAGATGCTTTGAAAAGCTTTCAAGTTTTGCAACTCTGGataagcaaagaaaggaaaaaataaacctaCATCATTTATTTTACTTCACCTAGTAGCTAAAAGGAAAAGGtgctggaaaagggaaaaacaacactTCAGAAATGTGAAATTAAAGGGAAGTTtctcaaaaattaaaaagataaagttCCTCTTTGATGCttaaaacaaatgtcaaaattttgtgcatgttttctcCAGTTCTGCACTGCACCTGGAGAaatggggtgctgggggagctgggtCTGAGCAGGCTTTGCTCCcctcttgctgcagcagcagatacGAGGGGTGGTTTGGGCACCACCAGCCAGGGCTGGGTACCAGCGGGAAGCCTTTGCTAGAGGGAGGCAGGGCATGTGTCGAGCCCCCGAAGCTGCTCCGCATCCCAGGagaggcaggggtgcaggcaggagctggccaGGCAGGAGGTGAGGCTGTTGCGCTGCCCTGTCTGTGGGTGATGGCTTTGCTGGCCTCATCCTTTCCTCTCACTCCCTGCGCAAGGAATgtttaataaaaaaccccaggctTGACAGCTCACTGATACCATAGATTTAAATATACATGTTTTAGATCCTGAGATTTACTTTTGACAGGTACAAGAGAGACAGCTATAAATGCTGGGCTGGAAAGGAAAGTCATTCACATTAGCGCTCAAACAAAGGGCTGCAAGCTGCACCacttgcttttaattaaaagctttccTTATTTTACAACGTGGGCAGAACCAGAACCACTCTCTTTGTTATGTGCTGCTCATACCCATCAGTGAGCCGGCTGAGCGACAGGCCACGGTGCCGCCCTGTCACACCAGCTCCTCagctgtgaggggacacagccagggccaggctggccccctggcccccccagacccccagaCTGGGGCCAAGGGGCGGCAATCAGGCTCCAAGGGGGACGATGCAGCTCCCCAGTGGCAGCATGACCAGAGGAGGGTGCTATGAAATGGGCTGTTGTCTTGCACGGAGAGCTCTTGGAGAGGGTCTGGCCAAGGGAACACGGGGACCACTGTGCcacctgctccctccctcccagccaggCCACCACGCACCGGTGCTAGAGGCATCAGCAGGCGCTTCGCGACAGGAGCGTTGGGCTTTGGATAAACTAATTGTGTTGCAAAGAGTGGAGCGAAGCTTTTAGATTTCAGAGCCAACGTGTGGCATCTTTATTAATGTGCCTACTTGAGTTCCCTGGGACGCAATGTTTTCTCCTCACCCTGGCCATCCATCTGAACTGATAATAGGACTATTAATCCATTTTGTTGACAGCACTCTCAGACCTCCAGTGaggcaggagatggggaggggtgGGGCTGCAATCGATGCCTGTTTTGCTCCAAAGGGATCCTGTCACAGCCTCTGGCAAACTAAGCATTAGCTGGGGGTGAAAGGATGGAGCATTAACCAAGGTTACCGTGCAGCTGGCCAGCTGTGGCCTGGCTTCTCCTTCGTCACCTGGAGAGCATCCTGCAGAAAGCCACTGAGATACTAGATGCTCTACAGAAGCCAAACCTGCAGGAGACCTTGTGCTCCAGGGCACATGGCACTGTGCAAGGACACCGACACCGGAGTTATACACCATGGACCCGCTCAGGAACCTTGTACCAGTCACTTAACCCCCCTCTACTCCTCCTCCATACCTACATGGAGGTGAAGTTTCTACAATTTCAGGGCCTTTTCAGCCCTGCCTGGCTACAAAGTGCCTGGCACAGCATCCATCGTGTCAGTGATTTCCTgtacagcagcagaaatacatatacacaataaataaaaaatgcagatCTTTTATACATGTGATATATAAAGAAACGTTTCAGTGGAAAAAGCTGGAAAATGAGGTGCGTCCCTGCCCAGCTCTCGCTTCTCCGCACATCCCCTGCCAGTGGCTCATCCCAGGCACCTTTATATTCAGACTGATCCTGTCTGGTTTTAAATATCTCAGGCCACAGAACTTTCTCCCTCCAGGGAACCACGTTGCAGCCTCATAATTTTCGTTGTCAGCAGAGGGGATTTTTTCCCCTGTGACATTCAACCTAAATGCtccatttcttcatttcctgTCATCCCTTCTGGTGATGCCCCTTGTACTCTATTAAATaattccttccctccctctctatTTACACCAACCAGATCTGTAAGGCTCTTAGTTTGTCTCCCCATGGACAGCTCTTAACCCagcaatatatatatttaagccTTTTAATCTTCCTTCAGAAATCAGTCTCTCCGTGCCTTTGATCATTTGAGTGGCTTCTCTCTGAACCGCCGCCAACGCGACTGTGCTGAGGGAGCCCCACGCTCCGGCTCTGGCCACACCTGAGCCTCCCAGCACCATTCTCGGACACCAGCGCtgatccctccctgctgccctagTGCACAGCAGCCTCCCGGGTCCCCCTCGCTGTCCCCATCGCCCCAGGCCTGTCACTGGGGTGCTGCCAGCTTGGCTCTGCCATCGTTTGCCCCTTCTGCTGTCGGCTCGTACTTGCATTTGCCTCCCAGCTGCACTCACTCACGTTTGTCCAAGGCCCAGCTCCTTTTGCTGCTTCCTGCCCATGTTTCCAATCTCACTAGGCCCTTTTGGTGTTAATTTTCTATGCTTGCTGGAGCTCACAGCACCTCCCAATATAGCATCATCTGCCAAATTCATTAATGTGTAGTTTACTCCTTctttccaggtcattaatgagGGTGTTAAATGAGAGCAGACCTAACCTAGATCCCTGCAGTACCCCATAAACACCTCCCTCTGTTTCTAATTACCCTTTGTTTATGATCCTTCAGCCAGGTTTTCAATCCACATGGCACGGTTCAAGTCATCAGAATTAATTTTCCCAAGGAAGCCGTCGCGAACGCGGGTGCAAAGGGTTTGCCCGCTCGCACCGTCCCCACCTGCCGCCTCCCCCCGTCCCACCCCCGCGGGTCACGGTGACCCACGCTCCCGCTTCCCACAGAAACACCCGGCAAAGGCTCTTCTCCCCTCCGGGACACGGCAGCCAGCGGCAGAGGAACCCCGCGACCCTCCCGTGCCCCCGGAGGAGGAGCGGGACGGGTGTGTCCCATCGGGTGTCCGGGGGGAGGCTCTCCCTGGAGGGGGTGGTGTGCCGGCCGCCCTCCGCGGGGCCCATCCAGCCCCCCTCAGGCGGTGCCGGCTCCTCCCCGCAGCCCTCGAAGCAACTCACCGGCCCCGGGGACGGGCGAGTTTCTCGGGGCCGCCGTTCGCCGTCCGGGGCCGCTCCGcctccccgcggcggccgctAGATGGAGCCCTTGTGCCTGGGAAGGCGCGGCCGGGCCCGACGgtgcggccgggccggggaggagccgccgccgccgcggggggtgCCCGGGCTGTGCCTCCCGAGCGGTCGGTTTGCACCGTGGCGAGGCGTCGGCTCCCCGCCGCCCACCGCCCCGACGGTGGCAGCTCCGGCCGGGCACACCCACCCCGTCCCGTTGCTttccccgccgcggcgccgcctgCCATCGATCGGCGGGGCCCCCCGCGGCGGTTTGGCGCAGGGAcgcgccggcccccggcgcccccccccccccccccctcccccgtcTCTTCACCTCGGGGCGGGGAAACGGCGTGTCGGAAAGTTTGCAGCTCCAAGCTGAGCGCCgccggagccccccccgcccccccggcctgCACCGGCCCGCATCCCGCCGGGGGCAGCGCGCCCGGTGCCCGAGGCACGGTGACATCTCCCGGTGCCCCCTTTGCTTAGAGCCCGGGAACTTGCGGGCTGTGCGCGGAGACCCGAGGTAAGGCACCGGCACACGGACAAAGGGAAggtttattgcatttttaaaggaagacGGTACCGTGGTGCTCGCCCCGGTAATGAGCagcgggcgctgccggggctggAGCCGCCCGGGAGAGCCTGGCGGCCCCGGGTCCCACGCCGGCTCCCGGGGGACCCTgcccggcggagcgcggcgcggctGGAGCGGAGAGGGCTCACTCCCGCCCCTTAGAGAAAGCGACTGGACGGGCCCGGGTGCGCTGAGCGCGGACCCGCTGCTCCCCCTCTGCCCGGCCCACGCCGGTGCCCGCAgggtccccccgccgccgccctgtGCGCGCCCGCGGCGCTGAAGACGGAACCGCCGGTGACCGCGGCGACGTGGCGGCTGCCGCGGCGCCCCGAAGCGCCGGCGACGCCCGCAGCTGCCGAGCACCGGGGCGGGCTCGGCGCCGCGAGGGCCAGCGGCTCCCGGCACGGCGgagccgccccgctccgctccgctccgctccgcgcccggccgcgccgctccgccggccccgccccggccccgccccgccggccggcagcgcggcccggcgCGACCCCAttggcggcggcgccgcgccccggccccgcccccgggcgCCCATTGGCCGCAGCtcaccgccgcccgcccccgcgccgcccgcccccgcgccgcccgccggcgcTCCGGACTGCGGGCAGTGGCGTGCGGCCGCCGCAGCGAGCGCCGGCGGGAgcgggctcggcgcggctcggcgtggcccggctcggctcggcaccccgctccggctcccgctcccgcccgccATGCGCGGCCCATCCGCGCCACCGCCAGCTCGCAGCGCCTGAGCGGGCGGCGCTGGCGTGGGGGGACCGCGGCTCCGGTGCCCGcacccgccctcccgccgccgccgccgccgccggggcagcCCGGCGGGCGCTGCCCGCATGAGGGCGGCGGGCCCCTGAGGCGGGCGGCCGGCGGCCgtcggggcgcggcgcggcgcggcggccggaGGGGGCGGTGGCGGCGATGGGGGCTCTCCCGGCGCTGCTGGGGGCCGCCTTGCTGTGGGCCGGCGCCGGGGCTCTCGTCAACCTCAAGTACTCGGTGGAGGAGGAGCAGCGGGCCGGCACGGTGATCGCCAACGTCGCCAAGGACGCCCGGGACGCCGGTTTCGTGCTGGACCCCCGGCAGCCCGCTGCCTTCCGGGTGGTCTCCAACTCGGCCCCCCACTTGGTGGACATCAGCCCCGGGTCGGGGCTGCTGGTGACCAAGCAGAAGATCGACCGGGACCTGCTGTGCCGGCAGAGCCCCAAGTGCATCATCTCGCTGGAGGTGATGTCCAGCTCCATGGAGATCTGCGTGATCAAGCTGGAGATCAAGGACCTCAACGATAACGCGCCCAGCTTCCCCACCGACCAGATCGAGCTGGAAATCTCGGAGACGGCCAGTCCCGGCACCCGGGTGCCGCTGGAGAGTGCCTACGACCCGGACTCGGGCAGTTTTGGTGTGCAGAGCTATGAGATCACCCCCAATGACCTCTTCGGGCTGGAGACCAAGACACGGGGTGATGGGTCCCGCTTTGCCGAGCTGGTGGTGGAGAAGAGTCTGGACCGCGAGACCCAGTCCCACTACAGCTACGTGATCACGGCGCTGGATGGTGGTGACCCGCCCAACTTCGGCACGGTGGAGCTGAGCATCCGCGTCATCGACTCCAATGACAACAACCCACTCTTTGAGGAGCCGGCCTACACCGTCAGCGTGCCTGAAAATGCCCCGCCAGGTACACCGGTCATCCGCCTCAACGCCTCTGACCCGGACGAGGGCACCAACGGCCAGGTCCTCTACTCCTTCCACAGCTACGTCTCCGAGCGGGCCCGGGAGCTCTTCCAGATCGACCCCCAGAGCGGCCTCATCACAGTGAGCGGTGCCATCGACTACGAGGAGGGTCACGTCTATGAGCTGGACGTGCAGGCCAAGGACTTGGGGCCTAACTCCATCCCTGCCCATTGCAAAGTGACTGTCAGCGTCCAGGATGCCAACGACAACCCGCCCCTCATCAACCTGCTCTCTGTCAACAGCGAGCTGGTGGAGGTGAGCGAGAACGCCCCGCCAGGGTACGTCATCGCCCTGGTGCGGGTCTCGGATCGTGACTCTGGGGCTAACGGGCGGGTGCAGTGCAAGCTCCTGGGCAATGTGCCTTTTCGGCTCCAGGAGTACGAGAGCTTCTCCACCATCCTGGTTGACGGGCGGCTGGACCGGGAACAGAGGGACCAGTACAACCTCACCATCCAGGCCAAGGACAATGGCGTCCCCTCCCTGCAGGCCACCAAGTCCTTCACTGTCAAGATCACCGATGAGAATGACAACCATCCCCACTTCTCCAAGCCCTATTACCAGGTCATCGTGCAGGAGAACAACACCCCGGGGGCCTACCTCCTCTCAGTCTCAGCCAGGGACCCTGACCTGGGCCTCAATGGCAGTGTCTCCTACCAGATTGTGCCCTCCCAAGTTAGGGACATGCCTGTCTTCACCTATGTCTCCATCAACCCCAACTCCGGAGATATCTATGCTTTGAGGTCCTTCAACCATGAACAGACGAAGGCCTTTGAGTTCAAGGTCTTGGCAAAAGACGGGGGTAATCCCTCCCTGCAGAGCAATGCCACCGTCAGGGTGATCGTCCTGGACGTCAATGACAACACCCCTGTGATCACGGCCCCGCCGCTGGTCAACGGGACCGCGGAGGTGTACATCCCCAGGAACGCGGGGGTCGGCTACTTGGTGACGGTGGTCAAGGCAGACGACTACGATGAGGGTGAAAATGGCAGACTTTCCTACGAAATGGTGGAAGGAGACAGAGGATTTTTTGAGATAGACCAGGTCAATGGAGAGATAAGGACCACCAGAGCCTTTGGGGAGAATGCAAAGACAGCCTACGAGCTGATCGTGGTGGCTCACGACCATGGGAAAACATCTCTCTCGGCTTCTGCCTTGATTTTGATATACCTGTCTCCAGCCCTGGATGCCCAGGAGTCCATAGGATCTGTTAACCTCTCCCTGATTTTCATTATTGCTCTGGGGTCTATCGCAGCCATTCTTTTTGTCACCATGATCTTCGTGGCAGTCAAGTGCAAAAGGGATAACAAGGAAATCAGGACCTACAACTGCAGGTAAAGACATCTTTGTTTCTGTGCACCTGCCGGGTCTGCTTTGATTTTTGCTGTCACAGTTACTTTTCCATTTGCTGCTGTATccctggggggtggtggtgttacATTTGCTTTGGGAACAAAAGTGCGGTTCGCGTCCCTCTTAAGGAAATTTCCTGCGAAGcttaaaaaaattgttctctGGGAGAAGCACAGAAATCTGTGCCGAGTAACGAATCGACTTAATTGTGCGGCTTGACAATCTGTTGCAGCATCCCTGATTTTATGCGCTCCGTCGCAGAAAGGGGGTGAGAACAGTTTTCCAGCCGCATGGCTGGTTCC encodes:
- the PCDH19 gene encoding protocadherin-19; amino-acid sequence: MGALPALLGAALLWAGAGALVNLKYSVEEEQRAGTVIANVAKDARDAGFVLDPRQPAAFRVVSNSAPHLVDISPGSGLLVTKQKIDRDLLCRQSPKCIISLEVMSSSMEICVIKLEIKDLNDNAPSFPTDQIELEISETASPGTRVPLESAYDPDSGSFGVQSYEITPNDLFGLETKTRGDGSRFAELVVEKSLDRETQSHYSYVITALDGGDPPNFGTVELSIRVIDSNDNNPLFEEPAYTVSVPENAPPGTPVIRLNASDPDEGTNGQVLYSFHSYVSERARELFQIDPQSGLITVSGAIDYEEGHVYELDVQAKDLGPNSIPAHCKVTVSVQDANDNPPLINLLSVNSELVEVSENAPPGYVIALVRVSDRDSGANGRVQCKLLGNVPFRLQEYESFSTILVDGRLDREQRDQYNLTIQAKDNGVPSLQATKSFTVKITDENDNHPHFSKPYYQVIVQENNTPGAYLLSVSARDPDLGLNGSVSYQIVPSQVRDMPVFTYVSINPNSGDIYALRSFNHEQTKAFEFKVLAKDGGNPSLQSNATVRVIVLDVNDNTPVITAPPLVNGTAEVYIPRNAGVGYLVTVVKADDYDEGENGRLSYEMVEGDRGFFEIDQVNGEIRTTRAFGENAKTAYELIVVAHDHGKTSLSASALILIYLSPALDAQESIGSVNLSLIFIIALGSIAAILFVTMIFVAVKCKRDNKEIRTYNCRIAEYSYGHQKKSSKKKKISKNDIRLVPRDVEETDKMNVVSCSSLTSSLNYFDYHQQTLPLGCRRSESTFLNVESQNNRNTGSNHIYHHTFTGQSPQQPDLIINGMPLPETENYSFDSNYVNSRAHLIKSSTFKDLEGNSLKDSGHEESDQTDSEHDVQRGLYCDTAVNDVLNTSVPSMGSQGPEQDQSEGFHCREECRILGHSDRCWMPRGAVPSRAKSPEHGRNVIALSIEATAVDTEPYADCSTKRTFATFGKEGGEPLADERLANPKGKRTVDPAACSPKVSGAVREAGNGCEAVSPVTSPLHLKSPLSGKPAAPYGAGHCAGNREREPFGNSGLSRPTEAEPRGADSESGGQEGNPLLQERREKDSPGARRLKDIVL